One Chlamydiales bacterium STE3 DNA segment encodes these proteins:
- a CDS encoding putative membrane protein insertion efficiency factor (Product derived from UniProtKB/Swiss-Prot:C5D6T9) — protein sequence MLKKVSILLIKSYRLLFGALVGNVCRFYPTCSHYGEEAIEKWGFIRGSWLTLKRLAKCHPFHPGGHDPVPESNRDP from the coding sequence ATGTTAAAAAAAGTTTCGATTTTATTGATAAAAAGCTACAGGCTTTTATTCGGAGCTCTCGTTGGAAATGTTTGTAGGTTTTATCCCACTTGTTCTCACTATGGAGAAGAAGCGATAGAAAAGTGGGGCTTTATCCGAGGGAGCTGGTTGACGTTAAAAAGGCTTGCAAAGTGCCACCCTTTCCACCCAGGGGGTCATGATCCTGTCCCCGAATCAAATAGGGATCCTTAG